From the genome of Candidatus Delongbacteria bacterium, one region includes:
- the queC gene encoding 7-cyano-7-deazaguanine synthase QueC yields MKRNLAVVLASGGMDSCVTLAEAVAGGLEPALMHVQYGQRTQRRERLAFTYIADHYCVPAERRLVVDISHLAAIGGSSLTDPAEPVADGHLDAPGVPRTYVPFRNGNLISIAASWAEVLGAESIWLGVVEEDGSGYPDCRAGFIRAMELALRLGSAGGGELRIETPLIALDKAGIVRRGLELEAPFALTWSCYREEERACGTCDSCLLRLRGFQRAGATDPIPYRQDSAGR; encoded by the coding sequence ATGAAGCGGAACTTGGCCGTGGTGCTGGCCTCGGGCGGAATGGATTCCTGTGTCACGCTGGCCGAGGCCGTGGCCGGCGGACTGGAGCCCGCGCTGATGCACGTGCAATATGGGCAGCGCACCCAGCGCCGCGAGCGCCTCGCCTTCACGTACATCGCCGACCATTACTGCGTGCCCGCCGAGCGCCGCCTGGTGGTGGACATCTCGCACCTGGCCGCCATCGGCGGCTCCTCGCTCACCGATCCGGCCGAACCCGTGGCGGACGGCCACCTGGACGCACCCGGCGTGCCGCGCACCTACGTGCCCTTCCGCAACGGCAACCTGATCAGCATCGCCGCCAGCTGGGCCGAGGTGCTGGGGGCGGAGTCCATCTGGCTGGGCGTGGTGGAGGAGGATGGCTCGGGCTATCCCGACTGCCGTGCCGGGTTCATCCGCGCCATGGAGCTGGCCCTGCGCCTGGGCTCGGCGGGCGGCGGCGAACTGCGGATCGAGACGCCGCTCATCGCCCTGGACAAGGCCGGCATCGTCCGGCGCGGCCTGGAGCTGGAGGCGCCCTTCGCCCTCACCTGGAGCTGCTACCGCGAGGAGGAGCGCGCCTGTGGCACCTGCGACTCCTGCCTGCTGCGGCTGCGCGGCTTCCAGCGCGCCGGGGCGACGGACCCCATTCCCTATCGCCAGGATTCGGCCGGCCGCTAG